In a single window of the Solea senegalensis isolate Sse05_10M linkage group LG1, IFAPA_SoseM_1, whole genome shotgun sequence genome:
- the LOC122769409 gene encoding V-set domain-containing T-cell activation inhibitor 1-like, whose translation MSATHTLACFLLWISFASQDKTPDITVTCFVSEECVLPCSFTPGGEETVEWFRQDVAVYKFEQNENDDDGDTKRSSEEDSDDKQLAARASVSTHLISQGNATLIVRRSGLKDRGTYRCHVRTSTGEHEAKVILKVKAPIRGVHMELTRLSGYEEMKCTVRDVFPAPRVTWATEPATFEDLRPVTRMLADKRGLYTVDSRLRLLNGQPDLVYICKVTTSYGGPVWTTSLKEREIKGAQGRDLTIPCSAPSYLSSPSLEWSFSDGEDPTHILSYDGHSGRSTSVPLWEGHVELDGYKVPFGDGSLRLMDPKHAEHSGSYVCKFLTPFKTHTERTNVIIDDPVGQRSTAAKPSHWWVFGLVIAGLILALAGMLAYMKLKGSGKKPKNDPEEVTELHSVREPRADACLNLSGVSTKEAALR comes from the exons ACATCACGGTGACGTGCTTTGTGTCAGAAGAGTGCGTGCTGCCCTGCAGCTTCACGCCCGGCGGCGAGGAGACCGTTGAGTGGTTCAGGCAGGACGTGGCGGTGTACAAGTTTGAGCAGAACGAAAATGACGACGACGGCGACACCAAGCGCAGCAGCGAGGAGGACTCGGACGACAAGCAGCTCGCAGCGCGCGCGTCTGTTTCCACGCACCTGATTTCCCAGGGCAACGCCACCCTGATCGTCAGGAGGAGCGGCCTCAAGGACAGAGGCACGTACAGGTGTCATGTGCGCACGTCGACCGGCGAACATGAAGCCAAAGTGATcctgaaggtcaaag cacCCATCCGAGGCGTGCACATGGAGCTGACGAGGCTGAGCGGCTACGAGGAGATGAAGTGCACTGTGCGCGACGTCTTCCCCGCTCCCCGCGTGACCTGGGCGACTGAACCGGCCACGTTCGAGGACCTGCGGCCGGTCACGCGCATGCTGGCCGACAAACGGGGGCTGTACACGGTGGACAGCCGCCTCAGATTGTTGAACGGTCAGCCTGACCTCGTCTACATCTGCAAAGTCACCACCTCGTACGGCGGCCCAGTGTGGACGACCTCCCTCAAAGAAAGAG AAATTAAAGGAGCTCAGGGAAGAGATCTGACCATCCCCTGCTCCGCCCCTTCTTACCTGAGCAGCCCCTCCCTGGAGTGGAGCTTCTCCGATGGCGAGGACCCCACCCACATCCTCAGCTACGACGGCCACTCGGGCCGCAGCACCTCCGTGCCGCTCTGGGAGGGACACGTGGAGCTGGACGGCTACAAGGTCCCGTTTGGAGACGGTTCTCTGCGGCTGATGGACCCCAAGCACGCGGAGCACTCGGGCAGCTACGTCTGCAAGTTCCTGACGCCGTTCAAAACGCACACGGAGCGCACCAACGTCATCATCGACGATCCTGTCG gtcagaGAAGCACAGCAGCAAAACCGTCTCATTGGTGGGTTTTCGGTCTGGTGATCGCAGGACTCATCCTTGCTCTGGCGGGAATGTTGGCCTACATGAAGCTCAAAG GCTCAGGAAAGAAGCCCAAAAACGACCCCGAAGAGGTCACCGAGCTTCACTCAGTCAGAG aGCCGAGAGCGGACGCTTGTCTGAACCTGAGCGGCGTCAGCACCAAAGAAGCGGCGCTCCGCTAA